One genomic window of Arvicola amphibius chromosome 4, mArvAmp1.2, whole genome shotgun sequence includes the following:
- the Ndufaf8 gene encoding NADH dehydrogenase [ubiquinone] 1 alpha subcomplex assembly factor 8 has protein sequence MSANGAVWGRVRSRLRAFPEHLAACGAEASAYGRCVQASTAPGGRLRKDLCAREFEALKSCFAAAAKKT, from the exons ATGTCCGCCAACGGAGCCGTTTGGGGCCGCGTGCGGAGCCGCCTCCGAGCGTTCCCGGAGCATCTGGCGGCCTGCGGGGCCGAG GCTTCGGCGTACGGCAGGTGCGTGCAGGCCTCCACCGCCCCCGGAGGCCGCCTGAGGAAGGACCTGTGCGCGCGCGAGTTCGAGGCCCTGAAGAGCTGCTTCGCCGCCGCG GCCAAAAAGACCTGA